The DNA segment GCTGGAGGAGGCGCTGCGGGGTCTTGTCGCCCGGCACGAGGTCCTGCGTACCACCTTCTCCTGGGCCGAAGGCGGGCTGCGACAGAACATCGCGAAGGACCTGCGGGTCCCGCTGGAGCGCCGTGACCTCTCCCAACTGCCCGCGCAACAGCGCGACGAGGCGCTCGGCATGCTGATCCGGGCCGACGAGCGGGCGCCGTTCGACCTCGGCCGAGGCCCGCTCATCCGGACCATGCTGATCACCCTGGGCGAGGAGGAGCATGTCCTCCTGCTGACCCAGCACCACATCGTCACCGACGGCTGGTCGTCGGAGGTGCTGTACAAGGAGCTCGGCGAGTTCTACGCGGCCGCCGTGCAGAATCACGAGCCGGCCCTGCCGGAACAGCGTCTCCAGTACGCCGACTTCGCGGTGTGGCAGCGGGACTGGCTCGCCGGTCCGGACGGACTGCGGCAGCTCGCCTACTGGAAGGACCGGCTGACCGGCGCCCCCGAGATGCTGAACCTGCCGCTGGATCGCGAACGCAAGGCCGGAACGACCGACGTGGACGGGGCGAGCGTCCTCGTCCCCGTACCCCCGGATGTCCACCACGGCCTGCTCGGGACCAGTCGGGCGCACGGCGTGACGCTCTTCATGACCCTGTTGGCCTCATTCGGCGTGCTGCTCGCCCGGTGCACCGGTCAGAGCGACCTGGTGATCGGTACACCCACCGCCGGCCGCACCCGGCTGGAACTGGAGCCGCTGCTCGGCTTCTTCGTCAACACCGTGGGACTTCGCATCGACCTCGACGGGGACCCGGCCTTCGCCGAGGTACTCGACCGGGTGCGGGAGACCGCCCTCGGCGCCTACGAACACCAGGACGTGCCCTTCGACCGGGTGGTGCAGCAGATCGGCCCGCGCCGCGACGCCCGTCACCATCCCCTCTTTCAGGTGATGTTCGCGCTCGACGACGAGACCGGTACCGAAGTCGCCCTGCCGGGGCTGAAGGTGGAGGAGCTGCACACCGCCTACTCGACGGCCAAGTTCGACCTGGACCTGTCGGTGGAACACGTCGACGGAGAGCTGCGGGCCGCCTTCGGCTACCGGACCGACGTCTTCGACGCCGCTACCGTCGAGGCGATCGGCGCGGCGTGGCTCCAGGTGCTGGCCGACGCCGTGCGGGACCCCGAGCGGCGGGTGTCCGACTTCGCCCCGGCCCGGCCGGCCGGGGGTGTGGACGCCGTACAGACCCCGTACGCCGACGGGGACGCGGTGCCGGACACGGTGGTGCTGCCCGTCATCGGCCGCATGTGGGCACGACTGTTGGACATGGAGCCGGAAGACGTGGCCCCGCAGGACGACTTCTTCCTGCTCGGCGGGCACTCGCTGCTGGCCATGGATCTCACCCTGACCCTCTCCGACCTGCTGGACCTGACACTGCCGGTACGGGCGCTGTTCGAGCACCCGACCCTCGCCGAGTTCACCGCCGAGGTGTGCGGGCGCGCCCGTGAGGAAGGCATCGACGACCTGGCCGAGCGGCTCTCCGCGGACGGGGGCGACGCTGGGTGGTGACCATCGCTGAGCGGTTCCGGGCGCAGGCCGCCCGTCACCCGGACCGGGTCGCCCTGGCCGAGGGGGGAGACGTCCGCTCCTATGCGCGACTGCTGGCGGATGCCGAGGCGTTCGCGAGAGGGCTGAGGCGCCTGGGGGTCCGCACGGGCGCGCTCGTCGGCATCGCGGGAGGGCGGTCCGTCTCCTTCGTCACGGCGGTGGTCGGCACCGTGCTGGCCGGCGCCGTATACGTACCGCTCAACCCGCGGCAGCCGACGGACCGGTATCGGCGGATGGTGGCGACGGCGGACCTGCGCCTCGTGGTGCACACGGACGGGGGAACCCACCCGTCGTCCCTCCCGGCGCGGGTACGACTCCGCACGGCGGCGGATGTGCTGCACGAGGGCGCCGCCTGGGCCGAACCCGCGGCGCCGGACGAGAACGTGATGGCCTACGTCATGTTCACCTCCGGCAGCACGGGCCGGCCCAAGGGCGTGGTTGTGGGGCAGGCGGGCGTGATCCGGCTGGTCTGCGGCGCCCGCTACGCGGCGTTCCGCCCGCAGGACCGGGTCGCGCACGGTGCCGCTCCGGAGTTCGACGCGGCCACCCTGGAGATCTGGGGCGCGCTGCTCAACGGCGCGGCGCTGCATATCGCCGACCCGCAGACGATGGCCCGCCCGGCCCTGTACGCGGCGTTCCTGCGGCGGGAGGAGATCACGTTCGCCTGGCTGACGGCACCGCTGTTCCACCGCATGGCGGAGCACGATCCGGGCATGTTCGCCCCGCTGCGGACCCTGATCACCGGCGGGGACGTGGTTTCGCCCGGACACGCGGACCGCACACTGCGGCACTGTCCGGAACTCCACCTCTACAACGGATACGGACCCACCGAGAACACCACCTTCACCACCGTGCACCGCATCACCAGGCCGGTCGGTGCTCCGGTTCCGATCGGCCGGGCCATCGAGGGCACCGTCCTGTCCGTCCGTGACGACCGGGGCGACCCCGTCCCGGACGGCGTCGAGGGCGAACTGTGGGTCGCGGGTGCCGGAGTCGCACGGGGCTACCTCGACGAACCCGAGCTGACCGCGGCCCGCTTCCGCGACGGCCACTACCGCACCGGCGACCGCGTCACGCGTGACGCGACGGGCGTGCTGCACTACCACGGCCGGGTCGACCAGCAGGTCAAGATCATGGGCAACCTCGTGGAGCCCGCCGAGGTCACCGCAGTGCTGTGCACCGTTCCGGGAGTACGCCACGCGCACACGGTGGCCCGGCCGAACGCCGCAGGAGACGCGCAGCTGACGGCGTACGCGGTCACCGACGGAACCGGCGCGGGGACCCTGCGGTCGGCGCTGGCGGACCTGCTGCCGGGCTATCTGAGGCCCGCGCGGCTGCTCGTCCTGGACGAGCTGCCACTCGGGCCGACCGGCAAGGTGGACAACGACCGGCTGCCCAGGCCGGACGAGGCCGAGCCGGCGGGTATGGGCGAGGCGCCCGACGAGGATGCTCCCGTCCTGTACGGGCTGTGGGCCGAGGCGTTGGGCTGCCGGACCTCCGAGCTCGGTCCCGACAGCCGCTTCCTCGACCTCGGCGGCGACTCGCTGAAGCTGGCGCGGCTGCTCGACCTCATCCACCGGCGGCTGGGGCGCGGCCTGCGGTTCGCCGACGTCCACGAGGCGAGCACACTGCGTGAGATGGCCCTGCGCCTGGAGACCGCCCCGCCCGCGCTTCCGGCGATTCCGGCCGGCGCCGGTCCGACCGGCGTGCCGCATCCCAGTCAGCGCGGCCTCTACGCGCTGTGGCTGGCCCGGCCCGACTCGCTCGCCTACAACATCCCGATCAGGCTCGACTTCAATGCCCCGCAGAACCCCGACAAGCTGCACACCGCGCTGCGGACCCTGGTCCGACGGCACGATGCGCTGCGCACCCGTCTCTTCGTCGACGGCACCGGGCTGCGTCAGCAGGTGATGGAAGAGGCCGAGTTCGCGTGGGAGACCGTCCCGCCGGGTGATCCGGCCATCGAGGCCACCGGGTTCGTGAGACCGTTCGATCTGGGGGTGGCGCCTCTGCTCCGTGCCCGGTCCGCCGGCGCCCGCCTCTACCTCGACCTGCACCATGTGATCGCCGACGGCGTCTCGGTACGCGTACTCGTCCGGCAACTGCTCGACCTGCTGGAGCCCGGGGGCGGGACCGGTGCCGAGTCCCGCCCCGCGGTGCGCTGGCTGGACGCGGCCGCGTGGTGTGCCGCGGAGGCGTCACGAGACCACGGTTACTGGGTACGGGAGCTGGACGGCATGCCGCGAGCCGGCACGTTCGTCACCGACCACCCGCGCCCGCCGCGGCCGGGGGATGCGGGGGGCCGGGTCCGCCGCGACCCGGTGGCCGCCGAACCGCTGTCCCGCGCCGCCCGGGCGCACGGCACGACGCCGTTCGTGGTGCTGCTTGCCGCGTATGCGATCACGCTGGCCCGGGCCGGCGCCCGGGACGGACTGGTGATCGGCGTGCCGATGCACGGGCGGTCGCACCCCGATCTGGCCGACACGGTCGGCATGTTCGTCACGACCGTGCCTGTACCGATGCGCATCACCCCCGGCATGCGGCTGGCCGACCTGGTTCTCGAGGCCGACGCCACGCACCGCCGCGCCCTGGACCACCAGCAGTTCGCGTTCGACGATCTGGCCGCCGGACGCGGCGGACGGCCGGGGACGCGTAATCCGCTGTTCGATGTCTTCCTGGCGTTGCAGAACATCGACGTCTACTCGTATCGTGCCCGAGATCTCCGCGCCGACCTGGAGTTTCTACCGACCGGAAGCCCTCGGTTCGACCTCAATCTCCAGGTTCACGACCGCCCGGAACGTCTCGTCGCCGACCTCGAGTTCGCCATGGACCTGTACACGTCGGAATCGGCAGCCCGACTTCTGGACGCCGTGCTGGCCGTGGTCGTGGAGCTCGACACGATGCCGCACGCACCGGTGTTGCCCGCGCCGGCCGCCACGGACCCGGACCACGACGACGAAGCCGATTTCGACTACGGAGCCCTGCGATGACCCACATGACGAACCGACGGGCATCGCGCGGACTTTCGGAGGGGACGTCGTACTGGACCGACTGGATCGAAGGGCTCCCCGAGGCCTCGCTGCTCTGCCGGGACCTGCTCGCCACGGAGCGCAACGACCGGCCGACGGCGACGGTGACGACCCCTGTGGATCCAGAGGTCACCGCGCGGACGGCTGCTCTCACCCGCGGGGACCCCACGCTGGTCATGGTGCTGTCGACGGCGGTCACCGCGTTGCTCGCAGCCGTGCAGACCGACACCCGTGAGGTCTGCGTGCTGACGGAGGCCGACGGACACGCCTTCCCCGTGCGGATCGTCGTCGACCCCGGGCACTCGGGCCGGCAGCTGTTGTCCGGCGTCCGGAAGGCGTATCTCACCGGCGCCCGCAACCTCGGCGCTTCCCCCGAGGCGATGCTGCGGCGGGACGGCATCGTCCCCACCGACTTCGCTGTGACGGCCGCGCGTGCCCAGCAGCCGGCCGCAGGGGCCACCTTGGGCTTCTCGGTGGCGGACGGACAGCTGTCGGTGACGTACCGCACCGACCTGTTCCTCGCGTCGACGGCCGACCGGCTGGTGCGCGGCTTCACCAGGCTTCTCGCCGGACTGCTCGACCCGACCGGACCGGACACACTGGGGCCGATGCTCACCTGGGTGGACCCTGCCGAGGCCGAGCTGCTCGCCGCCGTCAACCGCACAGACCACCCCCGGACCGAGGGCGTTCTGTTGCA comes from the Streptomyces sp. NBC_00525 genome and includes:
- a CDS encoding amino acid adenylation domain-containing protein; its protein translation is MTIAERFRAQAARHPDRVALAEGGDVRSYARLLADAEAFARGLRRLGVRTGALVGIAGGRSVSFVTAVVGTVLAGAVYVPLNPRQPTDRYRRMVATADLRLVVHTDGGTHPSSLPARVRLRTAADVLHEGAAWAEPAAPDENVMAYVMFTSGSTGRPKGVVVGQAGVIRLVCGARYAAFRPQDRVAHGAAPEFDAATLEIWGALLNGAALHIADPQTMARPALYAAFLRREEITFAWLTAPLFHRMAEHDPGMFAPLRTLITGGDVVSPGHADRTLRHCPELHLYNGYGPTENTTFTTVHRITRPVGAPVPIGRAIEGTVLSVRDDRGDPVPDGVEGELWVAGAGVARGYLDEPELTAARFRDGHYRTGDRVTRDATGVLHYHGRVDQQVKIMGNLVEPAEVTAVLCTVPGVRHAHTVARPNAAGDAQLTAYAVTDGTGAGTLRSALADLLPGYLRPARLLVLDELPLGPTGKVDNDRLPRPDEAEPAGMGEAPDEDAPVLYGLWAEALGCRTSELGPDSRFLDLGGDSLKLARLLDLIHRRLGRGLRFADVHEASTLREMALRLETAPPALPAIPAGAGPTGVPHPSQRGLYALWLARPDSLAYNIPIRLDFNAPQNPDKLHTALRTLVRRHDALRTRLFVDGTGLRQQVMEEAEFAWETVPPGDPAIEATGFVRPFDLGVAPLLRARSAGARLYLDLHHVIADGVSVRVLVRQLLDLLEPGGGTGAESRPAVRWLDAAAWCAAEASRDHGYWVRELDGMPRAGTFVTDHPRPPRPGDAGGRVRRDPVAAEPLSRAARAHGTTPFVVLLAAYAITLARAGARDGLVIGVPMHGRSHPDLADTVGMFVTTVPVPMRITPGMRLADLVLEADATHRRALDHQQFAFDDLAAGRGGRPGTRNPLFDVFLALQNIDVYSYRARDLRADLEFLPTGSPRFDLNLQVHDRPERLVADLEFAMDLYTSESAARLLDAVLAVVVELDTMPHAPVLPAPAATDPDHDDEADFDYGALR